Genomic window (Drosophila ananassae strain 14024-0371.13 chromosome 3L, ASM1763931v2, whole genome shotgun sequence):
cctgttcctgttcaAGTTGTTGCCCACTTAAATGTTTCGCCTGCCGTTCTCGTGCACACTGCAATGAAAAAGGATGCGGAGGAAGGATGGCACCCAAgccaaagaaaaacataatTAATGAACTTTTTAATGAACAGCAGATAGAGTTGAATGGAATGGTGGgggtggtgatggtggtgtGTATTGGAATGAGGGCAGTGAGGGAATTTTGTATTGACGGAGGAATCTTTCGCGATAgattctccttttttttattttgttttctttcctCTTTTAATGATGAAGCTTGGAGTGACACTTTTAGTGAAAAATAGTTCAGTTTAATTGGTTAATCCATCGATAGAGTGATGAGCCGAATGCACGCCGTAAGAAGACAAGGGATTTATTGTTATTACCATAAACCAAACAACAAAATCACTAGTCTTCCATACGGAATGCACTTCCACAGGACTCCCAGGTTAGTTGGTTTTAATTCAAATGAAGTTACAAATAAAGCACTTTTAACACACAACCGAACCGATTCCCAAGCCCATGTTAGTGTGGAGGATTGTGGATTCAAGTGTTAGGTAATTGAAATGCAAAGGATGGGGTGCGTACTTCGATCTTCTTAGTCTGATTGCGACACCAACCTCTGTTGCAGCAGATACTGGGCCATCTGTATTTGCTTGGGCGTGCCCGAGATGGTGATGATGCGATCGTTCGAGTTGGGCAACGGCTCATCGATGGTTATGTATGCACTGGATTCGTTTCGGATGCGCCGGATGCGACCGCCTCCCTTGCCAATAATGGCTCCAGCCAACTGGAAAGCatcaaataaattcaattagtTGTGTATCtataacaaatatatatatgtaccgACTGGTGCCTCGTGACTTTGTGACCTGATTCCAGTTATCATCAGACCTAGCCACGCACCATTTCTCAATCAACCTACCTCCTTTGGAATGGTGACTTGTGTGCTGTTGTTGGGATCATGGCCCTGGGGTATGTTGGCGGCAGTGTTTGAGCTGCCGTTGGGTCCTCCGTTTGTGCCACCGCCAGCATTGAAGCTACCGGAGCCATTAGCACCGCCCAGAGCACTAACACCACCGTTGTTAGCACCACCGCTGCCGCCGCCCAGGCCGTTGCCTAGTCCACCAGCACCGCCCGGATTCTGGCCGAAGCTGCTCAAGCTGGGCaggctgttgttgccgcccTGGTTCTGACCGAAGCTGCCTAAGCTGGGCAAGCTGTTGCTCCCCTGGCTCTGTCCAAAGTTTCCGGAATTGCCGCCAAAGTCACCGGGACCTCCTCCGAAACCGTTATTGCCGAAGCTGTTGCCTCCTCCGAAGGGGCCACCTGAGCCCCCACCGAAGCTGTTGCCCGAGAAGCCGCCAGTGCCTCCATTGTTGCCGAAGCCATCGACATcgccgccaccaccgcctCCATTGGCCCAGGGATTGATAAACAGGTTATCGCGCTGACCCATACCAGCaccggcagcagctccaacgCCAGCTCCTCCGAAACGATCAGCACCGCCACGTCCTCCAACATTCCCACGGCCACCGCCGCCTCCTCCACCACCGCCAGCACCACCGAAACCTCCTCCACCGTTGCCTCCATTGCCGCCGGCTCCTCCGGCAGCGCCCCCAGCTCCTCCATTACGATTGTTGCCGCGCTGACTGGGTCGAGTGCTTCCACTTCCAGTGCCATAGCCGCCGTACTCATCGGCGTAGACGCGATCGAAGTTCATGGGGTCATAGTTGTGTATGGCGCCCCTGATGGGTGTGTCACGGGTGAGGGTGATCACCTCGCGCACCGCCTCGATCACCTGGCTCTGCTTGCCAACGGTCTGGACGACGCGATCCGTGCTCTGTGGAGCCACATTGGAGAAGACCTTCAGGAAGCGGCAACCGATGCGCTGTAAGGAAGATAGGGATTAGAATTAGTTAAAGGATTTTACAGATTGTAGTTTAATAAGAACTAGTATATAGTCTTTAGAACAACTGAATGTTATCCTTTTCTAGGAATAGCATTCCTACTAATCAGCAGGAGGTGCCAGCCTAGAGTTTCCTAGAATTCAGGACTATTGTGAGTTTGCCACACGCAGCGAGCAGAACAAATCCCGGTCAAGGTCTTCAATGGAATGCCGAAACTAAACGCATTTAGCCATGGTCCTGGGGTCCTGGATCCTGACCTAAAAA
Coding sequences:
- the LOC6495039 gene encoding glycine-rich cell wall structural protein 1 isoform X3, which gives rise to MLKYFEERDEDFDVRLLIHQSLAGCVIGKGGQKIKEIRDRIGCRFLKVFSNVAPQSTDRVVQTVGKQSQVIEAVREVITLTRDTPIRGAIHNYDPMNFDRVYADEYGGYGTGSGSTRPSQRGNNRNGGAGGAAGGAGGNGGNGGGGFGGAGGGGGGGGGRGNVGGRGGADRFGGAGVGAAAGAGMGQRDNLFINPWANGGGGGGDVDGFGNNGGTGGFSGNSFGGGSGGPFGGGNSFGNNGFGGGPGDFGGNSGNFGQSQGSNSLPSLGSFGQNQGGNNSLPSLSSFGQNPGGAGGLGNGLGGGSGGANNGGVSALGGANGSGSFNAGGGTNGGPNGSSNTAANIPQGHDPNNSTQVTIPKELAGAIIGKGGGRIRRIRNESSAYITIDEPLPNSNDRIITISGTPKQIQMAQYLLQQSVHENGRRNI
- the LOC6495039 gene encoding glycine-rich cell wall structural protein 1 isoform X4 gives rise to the protein MNFDRVYADEYGGYGTGSGSTRPSQRGNNRNGGAGGAAGGAGGNGGNGGGGFGGAGGGGGGGGGRGNVGGRGGADRFGGAGVGAAAGAGMGQRDNLFINPWANGGGGGGDVDGFGNNGGTGGFSGNSFGGGSGGPFGGGNSFGNNGFGGGPGDFGGNSGNFGQSQGSNSLPSLGSFGQNQGGNNSLPSLSSFGQNPGGAGGLGNGLGGGSGGANNGGVSALGGANGSGSFNAGGGTNGGPNGSSNTAANIPQGHDPNNSTQVTIPKELAGAIIGKGGGRIRRIRNESSAYITIDEPLPNSNDRIITISGTPKQIQMAQYLLQQSVHENGRRNI
- the LOC6495039 gene encoding heterogeneous nuclear ribonucleoprotein K homolog isoform X1, with translation MKREMIDTEEGPQDQKRNRRTEETVRILIPSSIAGAVIGKGGQHIQKMRTQYKATVSVDDSQGPERTIQISADIESTLEIITEMLKYFEERDEDFDVRLLIHQSLAGCVIGKGGQKIKEIRDRIGCRFLKVFSNVAPQSTDRVVQTVGKQSQVIEAVREVITLTRDTPIRGAIHNYDPMNFDRVYADEYGGYGTGSGSTRPSQRGNNRNGGAGGAAGGAGGNGGNGGGGFGGAGGGGGGGGGRGNVGGRGGADRFGGAGVGAAAGAGMGQRDNLFINPWANGGGGGGDVDGFGNNGGTGGFSGNSFGGGSGGPFGGGNSFGNNGFGGGPGDFGGNSGNFGQSQGSNSLPSLGSFGQNQGGNNSLPSLSSFGQNPGGAGGLGNGLGGGSGGANNGGVSALGGANGSGSFNAGGGTNGGPNGSSNTAANIPQGHDPNNSTQVTIPKELAGAIIGKGGGRIRRIRNESSAYITIDEPLPNSNDRIITISGTPKQIQMAQYLLQQSVHENGRRNI
- the LOC6495039 gene encoding heterogeneous nuclear ribonucleoprotein K homolog isoform X2 translates to MKREMIDTEEGPQDQKRNRRTEETVRILIPSSIAGAVIGKGGQHIQKMRTQYKATVSVDDSQGPERTIQISADIESTLEIITEMLKYFEERDEDFDVRLLIHQSLAGCVIGKGGQKIKEIRDRIGCRFLKVFSNVAPQSTDRVVQTVGKQSQVIEAVREVITLTRDTPIRGAIHNYDPMNFDRVYADEYGGYGTGSGSTRPSQRGNNRNGGAGGAAGGAGGNGGNGGGGFGGAGGGGGGGGGRGNVGGRGGADRFGGAGVGAAAGAGMGQRDNLFINPWANGGGGGGDVDGFGNNGGTGGFSGNSFGGGSGGPFGGGNSFGNNGFGGGPGDFGGNSGNFGQSQGSNSLPSLGSFGQNQGGNNSLPSLSSFGQNPGGAGGLGNGLGGGSGGANNGGVSALGGANGSGSFNAGGGTNGGPNGSSNTAANIPQGHDPNNSTQVTIPKELAGAIIGKGGGRIRRIRNESSAYITIDEPLPNSNDRIITISGTPKQIQMAQYLLQQRLVSQSD